From a region of the Motacilla alba alba isolate MOTALB_02 chromosome 25, Motacilla_alba_V1.0_pri, whole genome shotgun sequence genome:
- the CERS2 gene encoding ceramide synthase 2, translating to MFQTLYSYFWWERLWLPANLTWADLEDRDGRVYAKASDLYITLPLAFLFLVVRHLFETYVATPLAGLLNVKEKVRLKATPNVVLEKFYAATSKHPKQADVEMLSKKSGCTVRQVERWFRRRRNQDRPSLLKKFREASWRFTFYLIAFIAGMAVIVDKPWFYDLREVWKGYPIQSMLPSQYWYYMIELSFYWSLLFSIASDVKRKDFKEQIIHHVATIILISFSWFANYIRAGTLIMALHDSSDYLLESAKMFNYAGWRNTCNNIFIVFAAVFIITRLVILPFWIMHCTVFYPLDLYPAFFGYYFFNFMMVVLQSLHIFWAYLIIRMAQKFITGKVVEDERSDREETDNSEEEEEVAKNGPLSNGHPVLNNNHRKTD from the exons ATGTTTCAGACCTTGTACAGCTATTTCTGGTGGGAACGGCTCTGGCTCCCGGCAAACCTCACCTGGGCTGACCTGGAGGACCGGGATGGGCGAGTCTATGCCAAAGCCTCTGACCTGTACATCACCCTCCCCCTGGCCTTCCTCTTCCTCGTCGTCCGGCACCTCTTTGAGAC GTACGTGGCCACCCCCCTGGCCGGGCTGCTGAACGTCAAGGAGAAGGTGCGGTTAAAAGCCACCCCCAACGTGGTGCTGGAGAAGTTTTATGCTGCCACCAGCAAACACCCCAAGCAG GCCGACGTGGAGATGCTCTCCAAGAAGAGCGGCTGCACCGTGCGCCAGGTCGAGCGCTGGTTCCGCCGCCGCCGCAACCAGGACCGGCCCAGCCTGCTCAAGAAATTTCGGGAggccag TTGGAGATTCACCTTTTACCTTATTGCTTTCATTGCTGGCATGGCTGTCATAGTGGAT AAACCCTGGTTCTACGACCTGCGGGAGGTGTGGAAGGGATACCCCATCCAG AGCATGCTGCCCTCCCAGTACTGGTACTACATGATCGAGCTCTCCTTCTACTGGTCGCTGCTCTTCAGCATCGCCTCCGACGTCAAGCGCAAG GATTTCAAAGAGCAAATCATCCACCACGTCGCCACCATCATCCTCATCAGCTTCTCCTGGTTCGCCAACTACATCCGCGCCGGGACGCTCATCATGGCCCTGCACGACTCCTCGGATTATCTGCTGGAG TCTGCCAAGATGTTCAACTACGCCGGGTGGAGGAACACCTGCAACAACATCTTCATCGTCTTCGCCGCCGTCTTCATCATCACCCGCCTGGTCATCCTGCCCTTCTG GATCATGCACTGCACGGTGTTTTATCCGCTGGATCTCTACCCCGCTTTCTTTGGTTACTACTTCTTCAACTTCATGATGGTGGTGCTGCAGTCGCTGCACATCTTCTGGGCCTACCTCATCATCCGCATGGCCCAGAAGTTCATAACTGGAAAG GTGGTGGAGGACGAGCGGAGCGACCGCGAGGAGACGGACAActccgaggaggaggaggaggtggccaAGAACGGGCCCCTCTCCAACGGCCACCCTGTCCTCAACAACAACCACCGCAAAACCGACTGA